The Triticum aestivum cultivar Chinese Spring chromosome 7B, IWGSC CS RefSeq v2.1, whole genome shotgun sequence genome window below encodes:
- the LOC123162176 gene encoding zinc finger CCCH domain-containing protein 40, protein MAHRLLRDAQADGWERSDFPIICESCLGDNPYVRMLRAEYDKECKICARPFTVFRWRPGRDARYKKTEICQTCCKLKNVCQVCLLDLEYGLPVQVRDTALAINSNDAIPRSDVNREYFAEEHDRKAAAGIDYDSSYGKARPNDTILKLQRTSPYYKRNRAHVCSFYVRGECTRGAECPYRHEMPETGELSQQNIKDRYYGVNDPVALKLLGKAGEMPSLQPPDDETIRTLYIGGLDNRVSEQDLRDQFYAHGEIESIRMVIQRACAFVTYTTREGAERAAEELANKLVIKGVRLKLMWGKPQAPRPDDDEAGRQGHVSHGGLLPRAVISQQHSSDQPQPPGMEGQQQVAPPGTGYFNIPPPPAVDQRMYPSMDPQRMGAVVRSQEGDGSKPGPQHAGQAQASSSSGQGYPMRPPLPPYYQGAQYPPYYPPPPYGGGYMAPPRMPYPPQYPPYRPMLAPPAHQQHGSSSQQPAPPPAGQQQAQAPPAQQQPPAAAAQN, encoded by the exons atggcgcacCGGCTGCTGCGGGACGCGCAGGCCGACGGCTGGGAGCGGTCCGACTTCCCCATCATCTGCGAGTCGTGCCTCGGCGACAACCCCTACGTCCGCATG CTGAGAGCAGAATATGACAAGGAATGCAAGATCTGTGCGCGTCCTTTTACTGTCTTCCGTTGGAGACCTGGTCGGGACGCAAGGTACAAGAAGACAGAGATCTGCCAGACGTGCTGCAAGTTGAAAAACGTCTGCCAGGTCTGCCTTCTGGACCTTGAATATGGTCTGCCAGTTCAGGTCCGCGATACTGCACTCGCGATCAATTCGAATGATGCAATTCCAAGGAGTGATGTCAACCGTGAGTACTTTGCAGAAGAGCATGATCGTAAG GCTGCAGCTGGCATAGATTATGACTCTTCATATGGAAAGGCCCGTCCAAATGATACCATTCTGAAGCTTCAGAGGACTTCACCATATTACAAGAGGAACCGAGCTCATGTTTGCAGTTTCTATGTGCGGGGTGAATGTACAAGAGGCGCTGAGTGCCCATATCGCCACGAGATGCCTGAGACAGGGGAGTTATCCCAGCAGAACATCAAAGATCGCTACTATGG AGTTAATGACCCAGTGGCTCTCAAGCTTTTGGGTAAGGCAGGTGAGATGCCATCTCTGCAACCACCAGATGATGAGACTATAAGGACCCTCTACATTGGTGGACTTGATAACCGAGTCAGTGAGCAGGATTTGAGGGATCAGTTTTATGCACATGGTGAGATTGAATCCATCAGGATGGTAATCCAGCGTGCTTGTGCATTTGTGACATACACAACTAGAGAAGGCGCTGAGCGTGCTGCAGAGGAGCTTGCTAACAAGCTAGTCATCAAGGGTGTGCGCCTGAAGCTCATGTGGGGCAAGCCTCAAGCCCCAAGGCCAGATGATGATGAGGCTGGGAGGCAAGGCCATGTATCCCACGGAGGATTGCTCCCTAGGGCTGTCATATCCCAGCAGCATAGCAGCGACCAGCCTCAGCCACCTGGGATGGAGGGACAACAGCAAGTGGCACCACCAGGAACGGGCTACTTCAACATCCCACCACCGCCAGCGGTGGATCAGAGGATGTACCCTTCAATGGACCCCCAGAGGATGGGCGCTGTAGTCAGGTCGCAGGAGGGCGATGGCAGCAAGCCAGGGCCACAGCATGCCGGGCAAGCTCAGGCGTCAAGCAGCTCAGGACAGGGCTATCCTATGCGTCCGCCGCTGCCGCCTTACTACCAGGGTGCTCAGTACCCTCCATACTACCCACCCCCACCATATGGCGGCGGTTACATGGCCCCGCCTCGCATGCCGTACCCACCCCAGTATCCGCCATACCGGCCAATGCTGGCACCCCCAGCGCACCAGCAACACGGGAGTTCATCCCAGCAGCCGGCACCACCGCCGGCAGGGCAGCAGCAGGCTCAAGCACCTCCTGCTCAGCAGCAGCCACCGGCGGCGGCAGCTCAGAACTGA